In a single window of the Planctomycetia bacterium genome:
- a CDS encoding NAD-dependent epimerase/dehydratase family protein yields the protein MRIAITGSSGFLGRRLVALLADRPEVEAVVGMDVVAPADVSRPAKFQFIQRDIREPFADVLRTHGITKAVHLAFIFGPTRHKRLAREINLGGTRNFLDACHTAGVARAVVVGSAIAYGALRDNPPMLDEAAPLRAGSGFIYAHHKRLADEMCQRFDKDQPGTKLAVLRPPIVLGRHMDNYFSRMFFKPKVVYPRWGDPAMQFVHEEDVADAILALLACDAPGPFNMAPEGTIRFSELAWECKRAAFGMPYPILWAISAFTYAARIGRLNETPPGALAYIRYPWLVTGDRLRRETGFTPARTTIETVRDWRAGVRDQAMTGAQMPKKYRG from the coding sequence ATGCGTATCGCCATCACCGGTTCATCGGGCTTTCTGGGGCGGCGACTGGTCGCGCTACTGGCCGATCGGCCGGAGGTGGAGGCAGTTGTCGGCATGGATGTCGTCGCGCCCGCGGATGTGAGCCGACCGGCGAAGTTCCAATTCATTCAGCGCGACATTCGCGAGCCCTTCGCGGATGTCCTCCGGACCCACGGCATCACGAAGGCCGTCCACCTGGCGTTTATCTTTGGCCCGACGCGGCACAAGCGACTCGCGCGAGAGATCAATCTCGGCGGCACGCGAAACTTTCTCGATGCGTGCCACACGGCCGGCGTCGCGCGAGCCGTCGTCGTCGGTAGCGCCATCGCCTATGGGGCGCTTCGCGACAATCCGCCGATGCTCGACGAGGCCGCCCCGCTTCGCGCCGGCTCGGGCTTTATCTACGCCCATCACAAGCGGCTGGCCGACGAGATGTGTCAGCGATTCGACAAGGACCAGCCCGGGACCAAACTCGCGGTCCTTCGCCCGCCGATCGTCCTGGGCCGACACATGGATAATTATTTCTCACGCATGTTCTTCAAGCCGAAGGTCGTCTATCCACGATGGGGCGATCCGGCGATGCAGTTCGTCCACGAGGAGGACGTGGCCGACGCGATCCTTGCCCTGCTGGCGTGCGACGCGCCGGGCCCGTTCAACATGGCCCCGGAAGGGACGATCCGCTTCAGCGAGCTGGCCTGGGAGTGCAAGCGGGCTGCGTTCGGCATGCCGTATCCGATTCTCTGGGCGATCAGCGCTTTTACCTACGCGGCGAGGATCGGCCGATTGAACGAGACACCGCCGGGGGCGCTGGCCTACATTCGCTATCCGTGGCTGGTGACCGGCGATCGACTGCGCCGCGAGACGGGCTTCACACCGGCGCGAACGACGATTGAGACGGTGCGCGACTGGCGAGCGGGCGTGCGCGATCAGGCGATGACGGGGGCACAGATGCCGAAGAAGTACCGCGGCTGA
- a CDS encoding aminomethyl transferase family protein: MPNSPDISRQYQAAVTSAGLYLRSDRGLIEVTGADRAAWLSNLVTNVIKTLQPGEGNYAFATNVKGRTVFDLNVLVLDDRLWLDVAGPWRATALKHFEKYIITEDVKLADRSAEFSRGAVMGPRAGDVVSALGFGNLGPMSQLQHLAGRVGGEDVRMVRHDFAGLVTAEFIVPGESADPVVASIAGAVSGLTCERLSDGAVEVLRIEAGIPASVVDIDEEVVPPETCQVERGISYHKGCYLGQEVIERMRSHGILARKLVGLRIEGQTPSPAGSIVKRDDKEVGRVTSACWSEALGGPLALGYLKSIHAQPDTQVTINEPSGSQSAIVAALPVRPRA; the protein is encoded by the coding sequence ATGCCCAACTCACCCGACATCTCGCGACAGTATCAGGCAGCGGTCACCAGCGCCGGGCTCTATCTGCGCAGCGACCGCGGGCTCATCGAAGTCACCGGCGCCGACCGGGCGGCCTGGCTGAGCAATCTGGTGACCAATGTGATCAAGACACTTCAGCCGGGAGAGGGGAACTACGCCTTCGCCACCAACGTGAAAGGGCGGACCGTTTTCGATTTGAACGTGCTCGTCCTGGACGACCGGCTCTGGCTCGATGTGGCCGGCCCGTGGCGAGCGACAGCGCTCAAGCACTTTGAAAAGTACATCATCACCGAGGACGTGAAGCTGGCGGACAGGTCGGCGGAATTCTCCCGCGGGGCGGTCATGGGACCGCGCGCGGGCGATGTCGTCAGCGCCCTGGGCTTTGGTAATCTGGGCCCGATGTCGCAGTTGCAACATCTCGCCGGACGAGTCGGCGGGGAGGACGTCCGGATGGTGCGTCACGATTTCGCCGGACTCGTGACCGCGGAGTTCATCGTTCCCGGCGAGTCGGCCGACCCGGTTGTCGCTTCCATTGCCGGCGCTGTGAGCGGACTAACCTGTGAGCGATTGTCCGATGGGGCCGTCGAGGTGCTGCGCATCGAGGCGGGCATTCCGGCGTCGGTCGTGGATATTGACGAAGAGGTCGTCCCGCCGGAAACGTGCCAGGTCGAGCGCGGCATCAGCTATCACAAGGGCTGCTACCTGGGGCAGGAAGTCATCGAGCGCATGCGCTCGCACGGCATCCTCGCGCGAAAACTCGTCGGCCTGCGGATCGAGGGCCAGACGCCGAGCCCAGCAGGCAGCATCGTCAAACGCGATGACAAAGAAGTCGGCCGCGTGACCAGCGCGTGCTGGAGCGAGGCGCTTGGTGGGCCTCTGGCGCTTGGCTATCTGAAGTCCATTCACGCTCAGCCTGACACCCAGGTGACGATCAACGAACCATCCGGCAGCCAATCGGCAATCGTCGCGGCGCTTCCAGTGAGGCCGAGGGCCTGA
- a CDS encoding MotA/TolQ/ExbB proton channel family protein yields the protein MHPITEGASGSAHTPIHRDRNLRSVLAGIVGILTLWAVALSSASNGDVGRYVNAYGVLLVLLSPLAVLTPIYGWAGVVDAFAWIARKPGCGRGARDAVTFFQLAAAFALAFGFINAMIGMVIALARSGGMPKELGGQLAMALLSQLYGVFVAVMAISIAAYISRRHRYALVRAMVGRRAASVAGLTVIAGSMTTLVVFGILMLSAMPAW from the coding sequence ATGCATCCAATAACCGAGGGCGCGAGCGGGTCCGCGCACACGCCCATTCATCGCGATCGCAACCTGCGATCCGTTCTGGCCGGTATCGTCGGGATATTGACGCTCTGGGCGGTCGCCCTTTCTTCTGCATCGAACGGAGATGTCGGTCGCTACGTCAACGCCTACGGAGTCCTGCTCGTCCTGCTCTCGCCCCTGGCTGTGCTGACGCCGATCTACGGATGGGCGGGCGTCGTCGACGCCTTCGCATGGATCGCCCGAAAGCCCGGCTGCGGACGGGGCGCACGCGATGCGGTCACGTTCTTTCAACTCGCGGCGGCCTTCGCACTGGCGTTCGGCTTCATCAATGCAATGATAGGAATGGTCATCGCCCTGGCCCGGTCCGGCGGAATGCCGAAGGAGTTGGGTGGGCAGCTTGCGATGGCCCTGCTGAGTCAGCTATACGGTGTTTTCGTCGCGGTCATGGCGATTTCAATTGCCGCCTACATTTCACGGCGACATCGCTACGCACTCGTCAGGGCCATGGTCGGACGCCGCGCGGCAAGCGTTGCCGGCCTTACCGTCATTGCCGGCTCGATGACGACGCTGGTCGTCTTCGGCATCCTCATGCTCAGCGCCATGCCCGCCTGGTGA
- the nadB gene encoding L-aspartate oxidase, producing MSETFARRRYLLNFDSRRLGQVFTDVLVIGGGVGGLRAAIAAGEESHVLLVTKDRLEECNTAYAQGGIAVVSDPSDSFAAHVRDTIAVGCGICHPSLVEHLAREAPSCLKELVEWGANFDFENGTFALGREGGHSKRRIVHASGDATGKELSRALAGRARVCDNIRIFESCFVVDLVVQEGRAIAALTHHAKYGHQIIWAKEIILASGGAGCLYRETTNSPVATADGYAIALRAGAVLRDMEFMQFHPTALYIAGAARALISEAVRGEGAKLVDREGNRFMPEYHSDAELAPRDIVSQAMVQHMARTHASALYLDVRHFPAGRFAERFPNIAQLCNDFDIDPATGLIPVRPAAHYMIGGVSVDANGRSSIDALWACGEAASTGVHGANRLASNSLLEGLVFGQRVGRLASEAARAQPNGVTPRSLDSSIEQSPRTELDLADVRNSLRALSWRNLGIDRTDERLHETIEIIEFWARYVLDKVLWDRNGWETQNMLTVARCMAEAARRREESRGVHYRSDHPESDDRLFLGHVTLRKSQSGIVSSFEPLTNG from the coding sequence ATGAGTGAAACATTCGCCAGGCGGCGCTACCTGCTGAACTTCGACAGTCGCCGGCTCGGTCAGGTCTTTACCGATGTCCTCGTGATCGGCGGCGGCGTCGGCGGACTGCGGGCGGCCATCGCCGCGGGCGAAGAATCTCACGTCCTCCTCGTCACCAAGGACCGTCTCGAAGAGTGCAACACCGCCTACGCCCAGGGCGGCATCGCCGTTGTCAGCGACCCGTCCGATTCCTTCGCGGCGCACGTTCGCGACACGATCGCCGTCGGCTGCGGAATCTGCCACCCATCCCTGGTGGAACACTTGGCGCGCGAGGCGCCGAGCTGCCTGAAGGAACTTGTGGAGTGGGGCGCGAATTTCGACTTTGAAAACGGAACCTTCGCACTGGGCCGGGAAGGCGGACATTCCAAACGGCGCATCGTTCATGCCAGCGGCGACGCCACCGGCAAGGAACTCAGCCGCGCCCTCGCCGGTCGCGCCCGGGTATGTGACAACATCCGCATCTTTGAGTCGTGCTTCGTCGTCGATCTGGTCGTTCAGGAGGGCCGGGCCATCGCCGCACTCACGCACCACGCCAAGTACGGCCACCAGATCATCTGGGCGAAAGAGATCATCCTCGCCTCCGGCGGTGCGGGATGCCTCTACCGCGAAACGACCAACAGCCCCGTGGCGACGGCCGATGGATACGCCATTGCCCTTCGTGCCGGGGCGGTGCTGCGGGACATGGAGTTCATGCAGTTCCACCCCACCGCGCTCTACATCGCCGGCGCAGCCCGAGCTCTGATCAGCGAAGCCGTCCGCGGCGAAGGCGCCAAGTTGGTGGATCGAGAAGGCAATCGATTCATGCCCGAGTACCATAGCGACGCCGAATTGGCGCCGCGCGACATCGTCAGCCAAGCAATGGTACAGCACATGGCCAGGACGCACGCCAGCGCGCTTTATCTCGACGTGCGACATTTTCCCGCAGGGCGCTTCGCCGAGCGCTTTCCGAACATCGCTCAGCTCTGCAATGACTTCGACATCGACCCGGCAACCGGCCTCATTCCCGTTCGCCCCGCCGCGCACTATATGATCGGCGGCGTCTCGGTGGACGCAAACGGTCGTTCGTCAATCGACGCGCTCTGGGCCTGCGGCGAGGCAGCTTCGACCGGCGTCCACGGCGCCAATCGACTCGCCAGTAATTCCTTGCTCGAAGGTCTCGTTTTCGGGCAACGTGTCGGGCGATTGGCCTCTGAGGCTGCGAGAGCCCAGCCTAATGGCGTCACCCCGCGATCACTCGACAGCTCAATTGAACAGAGTCCCAGGACGGAGCTGGACCTCGCAGACGTCCGAAACAGTCTTCGCGCGCTTAGTTGGCGGAACCTCGGCATTGACCGCACCGACGAGCGGCTTCACGAGACGATCGAGATCATTGAATTCTGGGCCCGATATGTGCTCGACAAGGTTCTCTGGGACCGCAACGGCTGGGAGACCCAGAATATGCTCACCGTTGCACGCTGTATGGCCGAGGCGGCGCGGCGCCGGGAGGAGTCTCGCGGCGTGCACTATCGGAGCGATCATCCGGAATCGGACGATCGCCTCTTCCTCGGGCATGTCACCCTGCGCAAATCGCAAAGCGGCATCGTTTCTTCCTTTGAGCCGCTCACCAACGGCTGA
- the alaS gene encoding alanine--tRNA ligase: MTPRSAEQIRREFIDYFVKKCGHTFVPSSPCVPHDDPTLMFTNAGMNQFKPIFLGQQAPDVDKWSGVTPGMATRAANTQKCIRAGGKHNDLDDVGHDTYHHTFFEMLGNWSFGDYFKKEAIEWAWDLLTKVWGIDPERLHATYFEGDPAEGLAPDSEARDLWLKILPPERVHPGNKKDNFWEMGDTGPCGPCSEIHIDLTPDKSGAKLVNAGDAQVMEVWNLVFIQFNRGNDSKLTPLPAKHVDTGMGFERICAVIRGFETGKIGQVSNYDTDVFTPIFAAIQRVTGAPAYTGKLESNEAGSEAGGRESPEHAAVMKDVAYRVVADHLRTLTFAITDGAMPSNEGRGYVLRRILRRAVRYGRQYLGTTQPFMCELVPAVADAMGEAFPELNRAHGGKNVTHVASVIRDEEASFIKTLDRGIALFEEAAEYAVNHHHGRISGEDAFKLHDTFGFPIDLTELMAEERGLSVNIGEYERLMEAARNRARASSKDSGANLDAMTTDMVSRFGPTDDSAKYSAEIDCVEIKAIFDLTDRDHPKPIGPNESLHAGMFGAMILGRTCFYGEQGGQVGDSGSIFTSQDETEATDIFDVESTVRLGDVVVHVGRVYRGGFAPGEEVWLKINPRRTAIMQNHTVTHVMNWALRDVLGDHVQQKGSLVDPDKTRFDFSHTAQVSEEQLAQIEELVNSQIEEDLGVFTAEVDQKRAREINTLRAVFGEKYPDVVRVVSIGVPVEQLLADPKNDEWMRYSVEFCGGTHVQRTGEIGRFRIVEESAVAKGIRRVIGVTGERAAKAEADARDVARLLKEASGAPDDSLHNRLAEITTIMTQSEMPVVEKARLRSDMAQLQERAKKAQKEAAKAGAGEVLTQAESLLSDAPRVGSTAIVCGALPGAAVDQLRAACDSLRAKAGSAAVLLATESEGKVVLLAAMTTDVVGRGVKAGELIRDIAPVVGGKGGGRPDMAQGGGPDAGKIDEAVSAARQWLTQRIGS; encoded by the coding sequence ATGACACCCCGATCAGCAGAACAGATTCGACGCGAATTCATCGACTACTTCGTCAAGAAGTGCGGGCATACCTTTGTGCCCTCTTCACCGTGCGTGCCGCATGACGACCCCACGCTCATGTTCACCAACGCCGGGATGAACCAGTTCAAGCCGATCTTCCTCGGCCAGCAGGCCCCGGATGTGGACAAGTGGTCCGGCGTCACCCCGGGCATGGCGACGCGCGCGGCCAATACGCAAAAGTGCATCCGCGCCGGCGGCAAGCACAACGACCTCGACGATGTGGGGCACGATACCTATCACCACACGTTCTTCGAGATGCTCGGTAACTGGTCCTTCGGCGACTACTTTAAGAAGGAAGCCATCGAATGGGCATGGGACCTTTTGACCAAGGTATGGGGCATCGACCCGGAGCGACTGCACGCCACCTACTTTGAGGGCGACCCGGCCGAAGGACTCGCGCCGGACTCGGAGGCCCGCGATCTGTGGCTGAAGATTCTGCCGCCCGAGCGCGTGCATCCCGGCAATAAGAAGGACAACTTCTGGGAGATGGGCGATACCGGTCCGTGCGGGCCTTGCAGCGAGATTCATATCGACCTGACGCCGGACAAGAGCGGGGCGAAGCTGGTCAACGCCGGCGATGCCCAGGTGATGGAGGTATGGAACCTCGTCTTTATCCAGTTCAATCGCGGCAATGACAGTAAGCTGACGCCGCTGCCGGCCAAGCATGTCGACACCGGCATGGGCTTTGAGCGCATCTGCGCCGTCATTCGCGGCTTCGAGACGGGCAAGATCGGGCAGGTCAGTAATTACGACACGGACGTGTTCACGCCGATCTTTGCGGCGATCCAGCGCGTGACGGGTGCGCCGGCGTATACGGGCAAGCTGGAGTCGAATGAAGCGGGCAGCGAGGCCGGCGGTCGCGAATCACCGGAACACGCGGCCGTCATGAAGGACGTCGCCTATCGCGTCGTGGCGGATCATTTGCGAACGCTGACGTTTGCGATTACCGATGGGGCGATGCCGTCAAACGAGGGGCGGGGATATGTCCTGCGACGCATCCTGCGGCGGGCCGTGCGCTACGGGCGGCAGTACCTCGGCACGACGCAGCCGTTCATGTGCGAACTGGTGCCCGCCGTGGCCGATGCCATGGGCGAGGCATTCCCGGAGCTGAATCGGGCGCACGGTGGGAAGAATGTCACGCATGTGGCGAGCGTGATCCGCGATGAGGAGGCGTCGTTTATCAAGACGCTGGACCGCGGGATTGCGCTCTTTGAAGAGGCCGCCGAGTACGCCGTCAATCACCACCACGGCCGCATCAGCGGGGAAGACGCCTTCAAGCTGCACGATACGTTCGGTTTCCCGATCGATTTGACGGAGCTGATGGCGGAAGAACGCGGGCTGAGTGTGAACATTGGGGAGTACGAACGCCTTATGGAGGCGGCAAGGAATCGAGCTCGCGCCTCTTCAAAAGACTCAGGTGCCAACCTGGATGCGATGACGACTGACATGGTCTCACGCTTTGGGCCTACCGATGATTCTGCGAAGTATTCGGCGGAAATTGACTGCGTGGAAATCAAGGCGATTTTCGATCTGACAGATCGAGATCATCCCAAACCAATTGGGCCTAATGAATCGCTACATGCGGGAATGTTCGGAGCGATGATTCTTGGTCGGACCTGTTTCTATGGTGAGCAGGGTGGCCAGGTCGGAGACAGCGGGTCGATCTTCACTTCGCAGGACGAGACCGAAGCGACTGACATATTCGATGTAGAGTCAACCGTGCGCCTGGGCGATGTTGTGGTGCATGTCGGACGCGTCTATCGAGGCGGCTTTGCTCCAGGAGAAGAGGTTTGGCTGAAAATCAATCCTCGCCGCACCGCGATCATGCAAAACCACACCGTCACGCACGTCATGAACTGGGCGCTGCGCGACGTATTGGGCGATCATGTGCAGCAGAAGGGCTCGCTGGTTGATCCCGACAAGACGCGGTTCGACTTTTCGCATACGGCGCAGGTGAGCGAGGAGCAGCTTGCCCAGATTGAGGAGCTGGTCAATTCGCAGATCGAGGAGGACCTCGGCGTCTTTACCGCCGAAGTCGATCAGAAAAGGGCCCGCGAGATTAATACGCTTCGCGCCGTCTTCGGCGAAAAGTATCCCGACGTCGTGCGCGTCGTCTCCATCGGCGTGCCGGTCGAGCAGCTTCTGGCCGATCCGAAGAACGACGAGTGGATGCGCTACAGCGTCGAGTTCTGCGGCGGGACGCACGTGCAGCGCACCGGCGAGATCGGCCGCTTTCGCATTGTGGAAGAGTCCGCCGTCGCCAAGGGTATTCGGCGCGTCATCGGCGTGACCGGCGAGCGGGCGGCCAAGGCCGAGGCCGATGCCAGGGACGTTGCACGACTTCTCAAGGAAGCCTCCGGTGCGCCGGACGATTCACTGCATAACCGCCTCGCCGAGATCACCACGATCATGACGCAAAGCGAGATGCCTGTCGTCGAAAAGGCGCGGCTGCGCAGCGACATGGCCCAACTTCAGGAGCGCGCCAAGAAGGCTCAAAAGGAGGCGGCGAAGGCCGGAGCGGGCGAAGTGTTGACCCAGGCGGAGTCGCTTCTGTCCGACGCCCCGCGCGTGGGCAGCACGGCGATCGTCTGCGGCGCGCTGCCCGGCGCGGCGGTCGATCAGCTTCGTGCCGCGTGCGACTCGCTGCGGGCCAAGGCGGGCTCGGCGGCGGTTCTGCTGGCGACGGAGAGCGAGGGCAAGGTGGTGCTGCTGGCCGCCATGACGACGGACGTGGTCGGTCGCGGCGTGAAGGCGGGCGAGCTGATCCGCGACATCGCCCCGGTCGTCGGCGGCAAGGGCGGGGGCCGGCCGGACATGGCCCAGGGCGGCGGCCCTGACGCGGGGAAGATCGACGAGGCAGTGTCAGCAGCGCGGCAGTGGCTGACGCAGCGGATTGGTTCGTGA
- a CDS encoding DUF819 family protein yields the protein MLTPTAELLLANVKTNGPLISDPAGLLAVLFSVLAIIFWAQSHRVGGRLFKVVPSVVFCYFVPTALSGFGVIPNESPMYEWVKQFILPASLVLLTLSLDVPAIMRLGPKALIVMLAGTLGIMLGGPIALAIWQHWLPDDAWRRMSYLAGSWIGGGANAVALQKTFGVSDAAISPIIVVDVAVANMWTGVLLYWAGRSDRVDRWLKADASAIRILEGEIQDFQNSVTRPASLRDLLYVVAIGFGFAYLGHAVGKWIMGLEFFARLGDYLNAFAWKVIIATTAGVTLSFTRMRKLEGAGASKIGSLMLYLLIACIGAGADFRRLTESGAFLGLGLTWILIHIGCVLLVGKLIRAPFFFIAVGSQANIGGAASAPIVAGAFNPLLAPVGVLLAILGYVLGTYGGLVCVNLCRLIAE from the coding sequence ATGTTGACTCCGACGGCTGAGCTGCTTCTCGCCAATGTCAAAACCAACGGACCCCTGATCAGCGATCCCGCCGGACTGCTCGCGGTGCTCTTCTCGGTCTTGGCGATCATCTTCTGGGCGCAGTCTCATCGCGTGGGCGGCCGCCTGTTCAAGGTCGTCCCGTCGGTGGTCTTTTGCTACTTCGTGCCGACGGCTCTTTCCGGCTTCGGCGTCATCCCCAACGAATCTCCCATGTACGAATGGGTCAAGCAGTTCATCCTGCCCGCCAGTCTGGTCCTGCTGACGTTGTCGCTCGACGTCCCGGCGATCATGCGCCTGGGCCCCAAGGCGCTCATCGTCATGCTTGCCGGAACTCTGGGCATCATGCTCGGCGGCCCCATCGCCCTGGCCATCTGGCAGCATTGGCTGCCCGACGATGCATGGCGGCGCATGTCGTATTTGGCCGGTAGTTGGATTGGCGGCGGGGCCAATGCGGTGGCACTCCAGAAGACCTTCGGCGTTTCCGACGCGGCCATCAGTCCAATCATCGTGGTCGATGTTGCCGTCGCGAATATGTGGACCGGCGTGCTGCTTTATTGGGCGGGCCGTTCGGATCGGGTGGACCGCTGGCTCAAGGCCGACGCGTCTGCCATCCGCATCCTTGAAGGCGAGATTCAGGATTTTCAGAACAGCGTGACCAGGCCCGCGTCTCTGCGAGACTTGCTCTACGTCGTCGCCATCGGATTCGGCTTCGCCTACCTCGGTCATGCGGTGGGCAAGTGGATCATGGGACTTGAGTTCTTTGCCCGACTCGGGGACTACCTCAACGCCTTCGCCTGGAAGGTCATCATCGCCACCACCGCCGGCGTGACGCTGTCGTTCACCCGAATGCGAAAGCTGGAAGGCGCGGGGGCGTCGAAGATCGGCTCGCTGATGCTCTACCTGCTCATCGCGTGCATCGGGGCCGGCGCGGACTTTCGCCGACTGACCGAGTCCGGGGCGTTTCTCGGGCTGGGACTGACGTGGATCCTGATTCACATTGGCTGCGTCTTGCTCGTCGGAAAGCTGATTCGTGCGCCGTTCTTCTTCATTGCCGTCGGATCACAGGCCAACATCGGCGGCGCCGCCTCGGCGCCGATTGTCGCGGGCGCATTCAACCCGCTGCTGGCCCCGGTCGGCGTGCTGCTGGCCATCTTGGGATATGTCCTGGGCACCTACGGCGGTCTGGTCTGCGTCAACCTATGCCGTCTCATCGCCGAGTGA
- a CDS encoding glycosyltransferase family 39 protein — protein sequence MNAPSDIRSGALACAPSRTILALALAACLLIVAVCSPALVVVMAAHLPPAMLIALAGLGIGWALSPVLLPKSAGPGWRLIGGTGIGLGVLALLMLGLGSVGLMNRAFWLAILSVFAAVGVWPIVTLSRAKPDASESPGAIRWLWMLVAPFAAIAILAASLPPGILWPAEGNGYDVLEYHLGAPREFFEAGRISFLPHNIYSNFPFAVELLYLLSMIVHGEAVSAGITAQMVNLIIAGLAVAAVWLAGKQLSSSVGVIAAVLAATCPFVAYLCGVAYVENALLLYAALGLAAVMRWWMDGEAASSRWVLLTGLFCGFACGCKYTGIAVVLAPMAFVVLWRLIRCKGKRLAAASLFALGVLVAFGPWLIRNTVNTHNPVFPLARSVFPDNGLAWDDDGAARWTEGHLPAPEDRPLDARVRRFGTEILSSELFGPLILLAMIVGVGQLLRAMLGRGLPFAPALAAWVMIVVGVVAWLFFSHLVGRFAVTLIVPASLIVAARWELFRRTETSLIGIAIVVLAAVLNFSMFVREGTSAGLFQVAALRAGDGTEWFTDGLWPSHAHVPRINKLTAEGGRVLVVADARRFYLNAGADYCVVFSRNPFAEAAANLSSGDLIAWLRDRGYGHVYVDWGEMSRLRNSRYGFWQSIDRSLFERLMTAGLRHVEDFNIGESAGVYSSLFAVPGVAAPHG from the coding sequence TTGAACGCGCCGAGCGACATTCGCAGTGGGGCGCTGGCTTGCGCGCCGAGTCGGACCATCTTGGCGCTGGCCCTCGCCGCGTGTCTGCTGATCGTCGCCGTGTGCTCGCCCGCGTTGGTCGTGGTGATGGCAGCGCACTTGCCGCCCGCGATGTTGATTGCACTTGCCGGGCTTGGCATCGGATGGGCGCTGTCGCCGGTCTTGCTGCCTAAGTCAGCGGGGCCCGGTTGGCGATTGATCGGTGGGACGGGCATCGGGCTTGGCGTCCTGGCGCTGCTGATGCTCGGGCTCGGTTCGGTCGGGTTGATGAATCGAGCGTTCTGGCTCGCCATTCTGTCGGTGTTCGCTGCGGTCGGCGTTTGGCCGATCGTCACGTTGTCTCGCGCGAAGCCCGATGCGAGTGAGTCGCCGGGCGCGATCCGCTGGCTCTGGATGCTCGTTGCACCGTTCGCCGCCATCGCGATTCTGGCCGCCAGTCTGCCGCCGGGCATTCTCTGGCCCGCCGAGGGCAACGGTTATGACGTGCTCGAGTATCACCTCGGCGCGCCGCGGGAGTTCTTCGAGGCCGGCCGCATCAGTTTTCTGCCGCACAACATCTACAGCAACTTCCCTTTCGCCGTGGAGTTGCTCTACCTGTTGAGCATGATCGTGCACGGCGAGGCGGTGTCGGCGGGCATTACGGCGCAGATGGTTAATCTCATCATCGCGGGATTGGCCGTCGCCGCCGTCTGGCTCGCCGGAAAGCAGTTGAGTAGCAGCGTGGGCGTCATCGCGGCAGTTCTTGCCGCGACCTGTCCATTCGTCGCGTACTTGTGCGGCGTGGCCTACGTGGAGAACGCCCTACTGCTTTACGCGGCGCTGGGCCTGGCTGCTGTCATGCGCTGGTGGATGGACGGTGAGGCGGCGTCATCTCGCTGGGTGCTGCTGACGGGTTTGTTCTGCGGGTTCGCCTGTGGGTGCAAATACACCGGCATCGCCGTGGTCCTGGCGCCGATGGCATTTGTCGTCCTCTGGCGTTTGATCCGGTGCAAGGGCAAGAGGCTGGCCGCCGCGTCGCTCTTTGCGCTCGGCGTACTCGTCGCCTTCGGTCCGTGGTTGATTAGAAACACGGTCAACACTCACAACCCCGTGTTCCCGTTGGCCCGGTCGGTCTTTCCGGATAACGGACTTGCCTGGGACGATGACGGGGCCGCACGCTGGACGGAGGGCCACTTGCCCGCCCCGGAAGATCGGCCGCTGGACGCGCGGGTTCGCCGGTTTGGCACGGAGATTCTTTCGTCGGAGTTGTTTGGCCCGCTAATCTTGTTGGCGATGATCGTCGGCGTCGGGCAGCTACTCCGCGCAATGCTGGGTCGCGGATTGCCGTTTGCCCCGGCCTTAGCCGCGTGGGTGATGATCGTCGTCGGCGTTGTCGCGTGGCTCTTCTTCAGCCATCTCGTCGGGCGATTCGCCGTCACGCTGATCGTGCCCGCGAGTCTCATCGTCGCGGCCCGATGGGAATTGTTTCGCAGGACGGAGACGAGCCTGATCGGTATCGCCATTGTCGTTCTGGCGGCTGTGCTCAATTTTTCCATGTTCGTCCGCGAAGGCACTTCGGCCGGATTGTTCCAGGTTGCCGCGCTTCGCGCCGGCGACGGAACGGAGTGGTTCACCGATGGTTTGTGGCCGTCGCACGCGCATGTCCCGCGCATCAACAAGCTGACGGCCGAAGGCGGACGCGTCCTCGTCGTCGCCGACGCACGGCGATTTTATCTCAATGCCGGCGCGGACTACTGCGTGGTATTTAGTCGCAACCCCTTCGCCGAGGCTGCGGCGAATCTTTCGTCCGGCGATCTGATCGCGTGGCTTCGCGATCGCGGCTATGGGCATGTGTACGTCGATTGGGGAGAAATGTCGCGCCTGCGAAACTCGCGCTACGGATTCTGGCAAAGTATCGATCGAAGTCTCTTTGAGCGGCTGATGACCGCCGGGCTGCGGCACGTCGAAGACTTCAACATCGGTGAGAGCGCGGGGGTTTATTCGTCGCTCTTTGCCGTGCCGGGTGTCGCCGCACCGCATGGTTGA